One Vitis riparia cultivar Riparia Gloire de Montpellier isolate 1030 chromosome 4, EGFV_Vit.rip_1.0, whole genome shotgun sequence genomic window carries:
- the LOC117913544 gene encoding protein ECERIFERUM 26-like — MADISYICKRTVVSTKPVQPGKTHPLSALDRAMEHNRVRIVYYYRTPPGREVGEVTKRLRETISEMLTSFPMVTGRLQRNEEGQWVVKCNDAGVRMVEARAKGSVGEWLKSVDREKELKLVHWEDMFHKIYFWSTFYVQLTEFAEGGLAIGFSCTHLLADPICATMIIKAWADTSLLGEMPNPPLFHSSLPLIRPVNSINHNPYTHLINHYKSSLDNSTPVTNTKYTTIALLFTNPTVQACMEMARTHPEAHGTPIFPSPFEALAGLLWTCISNVKGRREGLINMSICLDMRKILGLDEGFFGNCMVYNSVHGGDFNGHEISKAAMAIRGVMEKMDSEGIMDLIQWLECNSDRFSVLMGGCDHLICTNLEDVEPYSAMFEEGYAPVRVSYHMEPVSTEGQVLILPAPPEEGPLSRVVMVTLPENEAVKLCKDVLVLSFSPTILMGFNKN, encoded by the exons ATGGCCGACATTTCGTACATCTGCAAGCGCACGGTGGTCAGCACAAAACCGGTTCAACCCGGAAAAACACACCCCCTATCGGCCCTCGACCGTGCCATGGAACACAACCGTGTCCGTATTGTTTACTATTACCGAACCCCACCAGGGAGAGAGGTTGGAGAAGTGACCAAGAGGCTCAGAGAGACTATATCCGAAATGCTTACTAGTTTCCCAATGGTGACCGGACGGTTGCAAAGAAACGAAGAAGGACAATGGGTGGTCAAGTGCAATGATGCGGGTGTTAGAATGGTTGAAGCGAGAGCTAAAGGGAGTGTGGGGGAGTGGTTGAAGAGTGTGGATAGGGAGAAGGAGCTTAAGCTTGTTCACTGGGAGGACATGTTCCATAAAATCTACTTCTGGTCCACCTTCTATGTTCAG CTGACTGAATTTGCAGAAGGTGGGCTAGCAATTGGCTTTAGCTGCACCCATCTTCTAGCCGATCCCATTTGCGCAACCATGATTATTAAGGCCTGGGCCGACACCTCGTTACTAGGTGAAATGCCTAATCCCCCTCTCTTTCACTCCTCCTTGCCACTAATTAGGCCAGTCAATAGTATCAACCACAACCCCTACACCCACTTAATCAACCATTACAAATCCTCCCTAGACAACTCAACCCCTGTCACCAACACAAAATACACAACAATAGCCCTACTATTTACAAACCCTACGGTGCAAGCCTGCATGGAAATGGCCAGAACTCATCCTGAAGCCCATGGGACCCCAATATTTCCCTCCCCATTTGAGGCTCTAGCTGGGCTGCTCTGGACTTGTATTAGTAATGTCAAAGGACGGAGAGAAGGGCTTATAAACATGTCTATCTGCTTAGATATGAGAAAGATCTTAGGTTTAGATGAAGGGTTCTTTGGCAACTGCATGGTGTACAATTCTGTGCATGGAGGGGATTTCAATGGACATGAAATATCAAAAGCTGCTATGGCTATACGAGGAGTGATGGAGAAGATGGACAGTGAGGGGATCATGGATTTAATCCAATGGCTGGAGTGTAATAGTGACCGATTTTCGGTACTGATGGGTGGTTGTGATCATCTCATTTGTACAAACTTAGAGGATGTGGAACCATATTCAGCCATGTTTGAAGAAGGGTATGCACCGGTTAGGGTTTCATATCACATGGAGCCAGTGTCCACAGAGGGGCAGGTTTTGATCCTTCCAGCGCCACCAGAGGAAGGACCATTGAGCAGGGTGGTAATGGTTACACTTCCAGAGAATGAGGCTGTTAAGCTGTGTAAAGATGTTCTTGTTTTAAGCTTTTCCCCTACTATCTTAATGGGATTCAACAAAAACTAA